A stretch of DNA from Propionispora hippei DSM 15287:
GGGATGAATCAGGTGTTGCGGGATATCCGGGAGAAAAGTGTCCCTTTAGGAAAACACCGGCTGCCGCCGCTGCCATATCCGTATGATGCGCTGGAACCGGTTATTGGTGAAGAGACCTTGCGTATCCATCATGACAAACATCATCAGGCTTATGTGGATGGATTGAACAAGGCCGAGCTTCAGATGGCGCAGGCGCGGGCTGAAGGGGATTACACTTTCGTTAAGTACTGGGAGAATGAATTGGCGTTTCAAGGTTCGGGACATATTTTGCACAGTGTGTACTGGACTATTCTGGCGCCAGAGGGCTATGGCGGCAGACCGGGACCGGTAACGAGGCAGCAGATGACCGCCCGCTTTGGCAGTTTTCGGGCCGGCATGGAACAGTTTATGGCCGCCACCGCCAAGGTGGAGGGATCGGGCTGGGGCATACTGGTTTGGAATCCAGCCTGGCAGGCACTGGAGATACTGACGGCTGAAAAACATCAGAACCTGACCCAGTGGGGATCGATTCCCATTCTGGTTATTGATGTATGGGAGCATGCCTATTACCTGGATTACCAGAATAAGCGGGAGGACTATATTCAACGCATTATGGAGCTGATTGACTGGGATGAGGTGGAAAATCGATTGTGCCTGGCCATCAAGGGTAAGCTGCCGTTGATTATGACCTGACTGTTTGGTCCGGACAAATGCTGCAGCAACAGGATACTGTATGTTTTTCCTGATCTTTTGGCAACCTAGTACCGTATCATCTCTAAAACT
This window harbors:
- a CDS encoding superoxide dismutase → MNQVLRDIREKSVPLGKHRLPPLPYPYDALEPVIGEETLRIHHDKHHQAYVDGLNKAELQMAQARAEGDYTFVKYWENELAFQGSGHILHSVYWTILAPEGYGGRPGPVTRQQMTARFGSFRAGMEQFMAATAKVEGSGWGILVWNPAWQALEILTAEKHQNLTQWGSIPILVIDVWEHAYYLDYQNKREDYIQRIMELIDWDEVENRLCLAIKGKLPLIMT